The Radiobacillus deserti genomic interval TTAGGTTTTCTTTTTTTAGGTTTATCTTCAAAAAGCTTCGCAATTCGCTCTTCTGTTTGTTTTACATTTAGTTCTTTTTCCAGTATATCTTGCAAGATTTTCACTTGCGTTTCTGGATCTTTTAATACGATTAATGCTCGTGCATGACGCTCTGTTATCTTTTTTTCTAACAAAGCAACTTGTACCTCTTCTGGTAACTTTAATAGTCTCATTTTATTCGCAATGGTCGACTGACTCTTGCCTAGCCTTTGTGCTAAAGCCTCTTGTGTTAACCCATGTAATTCTAGTAGTTTTCCGTATGCCATTGCTTCTTCTATAACCGTCAACTCTTCTCGTTGCAGGTTTTCTATAAGAGCAACAGAAGCAGTTTCCGTATCCGTCATATTACGAATAATAGCCGGAACAGTTTCCCATTCTAAATACTGAACTGCTCTCCATCTTCGTTCACCTGCAATCAATTCATACCCATCATTCTCTTGGGATATTTTCCTTACTACAATCGGTTGAATGATTCCATGAGTTCGGATTGTTTGAGCTAATTCTGCTATTTTTTCATCACTAAAAATGGATCTTGGTTGAAATCGATTTGGTTCAATCTCTCGAACCGGAATATGAATGACCTCATCTGGATGATAATCATTTTTCTCTTCTGTCTCTGATTTATCTCCAGTGCCGAATAAACGACCAAAAGGGTGTTTCATCAATTACACCACCTTACTTACAATCCTAGTCTTAAGTATTTTTCATTGTTTCACGTGAAACATTATGTTTAGATACTCTCTATGAGAAAGTCTACTACATTCCAGAAAAAATAGATTTAGAAGGATCGAATCATTTCACTTCCTTATTTTATCATATATACGGGTATAAAAGTAATTGATTCGAACACAAAAAATATTATTATAGGTAAAAGTTCATAGTTATCTAGTATTAATCTATAAAAGGAACTTCTTTTTAATTTGAAGGGCTGTTTCTTTCGCTGATAAATTTGTATTATTTATTCGTAGATAATTTGGATGTATAATTTCATTCTCCAATGAATTTAATCGATGTTTCTCCATTGTTTCTTGTAAATTTTGTTCAGACTGTTGAATATTTCGTTTTGTTGGCTTGTGCACAAGCCGATGCTCACTCTTATTTCGAACCAACCGTTCCTTTAAATCAGCTTCAAGCTCAACCATATACACATCTGCACCATTGGATTCAAATATTTCTTTTACCTTTCCTAAAAATTCCCAATCCTTTTCTTGATCAAAGGCCCATACATATGTAAAAATAATACCTGCTTGGTTACTTGTAGCCACTTCCTTGAACATTTCAAATCGGAATACATCTACTAATCTCCATAGAGAAGGAGAATCAAAATCGAAAAATTGGTGCACGAGATCTATGGTCATATGATTATGAAATAGTTTAAGATCTGTTATTTTTGCAAGCTCTTGTCCTACAGTCATTTTTCCTACAGCTTGTGGACCAAATAAAAATATTAATTTCATTTATAACCTTCACCCCTTCCATTTATTTAGGAGTTTTAACGAAAAAATGGTTTGTTCTCATCCCTCTTATACTATAGTAATAATAATTCTTTTTTGTACCTAAAAAAGCCTTCTTTTTACGTAAAAAGAAGGCTTTCATCTTATAAAGGCTGTTTATTCGGAACACCTGGTTTTCTAGGAAATTTTTTCGGGGTTTTTTTCGTTTTCTGGATAATCGCAATATTTCTTTCCCCATTTTCCTCTGGAAGCTGAAAAGTCTCTACTTTTTCAAGCTTTCCTCCTAATAGTTCTAATGCACTTTGTGATTCCTCTATTTCTTGGGAAATACTTGGTCCTTTC includes:
- the noc gene encoding nucleoid occlusion protein, with protein sequence MKHPFGRLFGTGDKSETEEKNDYHPDEVIHIPVREIEPNRFQPRSIFSDEKIAELAQTIRTHGIIQPIVVRKISQENDGYELIAGERRWRAVQYLEWETVPAIIRNMTDTETASVALIENLQREELTVIEEAMAYGKLLELHGLTQEALAQRLGKSQSTIANKMRLLKLPEEVQVALLEKKITERHARALIVLKDPETQVKILQDILEKELNVKQTEERIAKLFEDKPKKRKPKLKGFNKDMRIAMNTIRQSLSMVSDTGIDLETDEEDYDDYYQITIKIPKKKT
- a CDS encoding DEAD/DEAH box helicase family protein, with amino-acid sequence MKLIFLFGPQAVGKMTVGQELAKITDLKLFHNHMTIDLVHQFFDFDSPSLWRLVDVFRFEMFKEVATSNQAGIIFTYVWAFDQEKDWEFLGKVKEIFESNGADVYMVELEADLKERLVRNKSEHRLVHKPTKRNIQQSEQNLQETMEKHRLNSLENEIIHPNYLRINNTNLSAKETALQIKKKFLL